From Saccopteryx leptura isolate mSacLep1 chromosome 3, mSacLep1_pri_phased_curated, whole genome shotgun sequence, one genomic window encodes:
- the EEF1D gene encoding elongation factor 1-delta isoform X1: MRSRKASCALETVWEDKQKHGEAEQHFQEQEAPRAAARPPLAQAPAVNGPGQEDTEEAAEEAEAEAADSCRGGPGKRHDGRPPLQKKRKRSPKNWLGRADLALVGLSADHVWLNKPLFDQAESSYRQWLADIAAGTARPPALAPRGPCAHGNQVACHHVTWGVWVNKSAFDQAERAFVEWSQALLLAMEESRQGAPDTGQQAPARGPALPCQTSPPANGQPPLGSLQALVREVWLEKPRYDAAERGFYEAQFDGHPPGKVRLREPAGPAESARRGGRRDRRCRHSVGSKRAGPRRADREAAAAALPCWYFLHRDAEAPWLSKPAYDSAECRHHAAEALRTAWRLEATSLAQRPSARSGPPMSSLRPKKMATNFLVHEKIWFDKFKYDDAERKFYERMNGPVAGSSCQENGASVILRDIARARENIQKSLAGLQAVLPSSPAALGQAAPGTSSGPGASSGPGGDHSELIVRIASLEVENQSLRGVVRDLQQAISKLEARLSVLEKSSPAHRATAPQTQHVSPMRQVEPPSRKAAAAAEDDEDDDINLFGSDEEEDKEAIRLREARLRQYAEKKAKKPALVAKSSILLDVKPWDDETDMAQLEACVRSVQMDGLTWGGSKLVPVGYGIRKLQIQCVVEDDKVGTDLLEEEITKFEEHVQSVDIAAFNKI; the protein is encoded by the exons ATGAGGAGCAGGAAGGCCTCTTGTGCCCTGGAGACCGTCTGGGAGGACAAGCAGAAGCATGGGGAGGCTGAGCAGCACTTCCAGGAGCAGGAGGCCCCGCGAGCCGCCGCCCGGCCGCCCCTGGCCCAGGCGCCGGCCGTGAATGGGCCGGGTCAGGAGGACACTGAGGAGGCGGCAGAGGAGGCCGAGGCCGAGGCCGCCGACAGCTGCAGGGGCGGCCCCGGGAAGCGCCACGACGGGAGGCCGCCCCTGCAGAAGAAGAGGAAGCGCTCCCCAAAGAACTGGCTCGGCCGGGCCGACCTGGCTCTCGTGGGCCTCTCAGCTGACCACGTCTGGCTGAACAAGCCACTCTTTGACCAGGCGGAGAGCTCCTACCGCCAGTGGCTGGCAGACATTGCTGCGGGGACAGCCCGGCCACCAGCTCTGGCCCCCAGGGGCCCCTGTGCCCACGGAAACCAGGTGGCCTGCCACCATGTGACCTGGGGCGTCTGGGTCAACAAGTCTGCCTTTGACCAGGCTGAGCGGGCATTTGTGGAGTGGTCCCAGGCTCTGCTGTTGGCTATGGAGGAGAGCAGGCAGGGGGCTCCCGACACCGGCCAGCAGGCGCCTGCCCGGGGCCCGGCCCTCCCCTGCCAGACCAGCCCCCCGGCCAACGGCCAGCCCCCGCTGGGCAGCCTGCAGGCCCTGGTGCGGGAGGTGTGGCTGGAGAAGCCCCGGTACGACGCTGCCGAGAGGGGCTTCTACGAGGCCCAGTTTGACGGCCACCCCCCCGGGAAGGTGCGCCTGCGGGAGCCAGCTGGCCCCGCCGAGAGCGCCCGGCGGGGGGGCCGCAGAGACCGGCGGTGCCGCCACAGCGTGGGGAGCAAGCGGGCTGGGCCCAGGAGGGCCGACAGGgaggccgccgccgccgccctgcCCTGCTGGTACTTCCTGCACAGGGACGCCGAGGCCCCCTGGCTCAGCAAGCCCGCCTACGACAGTGCCGAGTGCCGCCACCATGCTGCCGAGGCCCTGCGCACGGCCTGGCGCCTCGAAGCCACCTCTCTGGCTCAGCGACCCAGTGCCCGGTCTGGCCCACCCATGTCCAGCCTGAGACCCAA GAAAATGGCCACCAACTTCCTGGTGCACGAGAAGATCTGGTTCGACAAGTTCAAGTATGACGACGCAGAGAGGAAGTTCTACGAGCGGATGAACGGCCCCGTGGCTGGCTCCTCGTGCCAG GAGAACGGCGCAAGCGTGATCCTCCGGGACATTGCGAGAGCCAGAGAGAACATCCAGAAATCCCTGGCTGGA CTCCAGGCCGTGCTGCCCAGTTCCCCTGCGGCCCTAGGCCAGGCTGCCCCTGGGACC AGTTCAGGCCCTGGGGCCTCCAGCGGGCCTGGCGGAGACCACAGTGAGCTCATCGTCCGGATCGCCAGCCTGGAAGTGGAGAACCAGAGCCTGCGAGGCG TGGTGAGAGACCTGCAGCAGGCCATCTCCAAGCTGGAGGCCCGCCTGAGTGTGCTGGAAAAGAGCTCACCTGCCCACCGGGCCACAGCCCCGCAGACCCAG CACGTGTCTCCCATGCGTCAAGTGGAGCCCCCCAGCAGAAAGGCAGCCGCCGCTGCGGAGGATGACGAGGACGATGACATCAACCTCTTCGGCAGTGATGAGGAAGAGGACAAGGAGGCCATCAGGCTGCGAGAGGCACGGCTGCGGCAGTATGCGGAGAAGAAGGCCAAGAAGCCTGCGCTGGTCGCCAAGTCCTCCATCCTCCTGGATGTCAAGCCT TGGGACGACGAGACAgacatggctcagctggaggcctgcGTGCGCTCCGTGCAGATGGATGGGCTGACCTGGGGGGGCTCCAAGCTGGTGCCCGTGGGCTACGGCATCCGCAAGCTGCAGATCCAGTGTGTGGTGGAGGATGACAAGGTGGGGACGGACCTGCTGGAAGAGGAGATCACCAAGTTTGAGGAGCAC gTACAGAGCGTTGACATTGCTGCTTTCAACAAGATCTGA
- the EEF1D gene encoding elongation factor 1-delta isoform X5, translating to MVEPAASFPVRASHGAPFAPPSRAAERPFLVAASLAGVKMATNFLVHEKIWFDKFKYDDAERKFYERMNGPVAGSSCQSSGPGASSGPGGDHSELIVRIASLEVENQSLRGVVRDLQQAISKLEARLSVLEKSSPAHRATAPQTQHVSPMRQVEPPSRKAAAAAEDDEDDDINLFGSDEEEDKEAIRLREARLRQYAEKKAKKPALVAKSSILLDVKPWDDETDMAQLEACVRSVQMDGLTWGGSKLVPVGYGIRKLQIQCVVEDDKVGTDLLEEEITKFEEHVQSVDIAAFNKI from the exons ATGGTCGAGCCCGCGGCTTCATTTCCCGTGCGCGCCTCGCACGGCGCTCCTTTTGCTCCGCCGTCCCGTGCTGCGGAGCGTCCCTTTTTGGTCGCCGCGTCCTTGGCCGGCGT GAAAATGGCCACCAACTTCCTGGTGCACGAGAAGATCTGGTTCGACAAGTTCAAGTATGACGACGCAGAGAGGAAGTTCTACGAGCGGATGAACGGCCCCGTGGCTGGCTCCTCGTGCCAG AGTTCAGGCCCTGGGGCCTCCAGCGGGCCTGGCGGAGACCACAGTGAGCTCATCGTCCGGATCGCCAGCCTGGAAGTGGAGAACCAGAGCCTGCGAGGCG TGGTGAGAGACCTGCAGCAGGCCATCTCCAAGCTGGAGGCCCGCCTGAGTGTGCTGGAAAAGAGCTCACCTGCCCACCGGGCCACAGCCCCGCAGACCCAG CACGTGTCTCCCATGCGTCAAGTGGAGCCCCCCAGCAGAAAGGCAGCCGCCGCTGCGGAGGATGACGAGGACGATGACATCAACCTCTTCGGCAGTGATGAGGAAGAGGACAAGGAGGCCATCAGGCTGCGAGAGGCACGGCTGCGGCAGTATGCGGAGAAGAAGGCCAAGAAGCCTGCGCTGGTCGCCAAGTCCTCCATCCTCCTGGATGTCAAGCCT TGGGACGACGAGACAgacatggctcagctggaggcctgcGTGCGCTCCGTGCAGATGGATGGGCTGACCTGGGGGGGCTCCAAGCTGGTGCCCGTGGGCTACGGCATCCGCAAGCTGCAGATCCAGTGTGTGGTGGAGGATGACAAGGTGGGGACGGACCTGCTGGAAGAGGAGATCACCAAGTTTGAGGAGCAC gTACAGAGCGTTGACATTGCTGCTTTCAACAAGATCTGA
- the EEF1D gene encoding elongation factor 1-delta isoform X4, with the protein MVEPAASFPVRASHGAPFAPPSRAAERPFLVAASLAGVKMATNFLVHEKIWFDKFKYDDAERKFYERMNGPVAGSSCQENGASVILRDIARARENIQKSLAGSSGPGASSGPGGDHSELIVRIASLEVENQSLRGVVRDLQQAISKLEARLSVLEKSSPAHRATAPQTQHVSPMRQVEPPSRKAAAAAEDDEDDDINLFGSDEEEDKEAIRLREARLRQYAEKKAKKPALVAKSSILLDVKPWDDETDMAQLEACVRSVQMDGLTWGGSKLVPVGYGIRKLQIQCVVEDDKVGTDLLEEEITKFEEHVQSVDIAAFNKI; encoded by the exons ATGGTCGAGCCCGCGGCTTCATTTCCCGTGCGCGCCTCGCACGGCGCTCCTTTTGCTCCGCCGTCCCGTGCTGCGGAGCGTCCCTTTTTGGTCGCCGCGTCCTTGGCCGGCGT GAAAATGGCCACCAACTTCCTGGTGCACGAGAAGATCTGGTTCGACAAGTTCAAGTATGACGACGCAGAGAGGAAGTTCTACGAGCGGATGAACGGCCCCGTGGCTGGCTCCTCGTGCCAG GAGAACGGCGCAAGCGTGATCCTCCGGGACATTGCGAGAGCCAGAGAGAACATCCAGAAATCCCTGGCTGGA AGTTCAGGCCCTGGGGCCTCCAGCGGGCCTGGCGGAGACCACAGTGAGCTCATCGTCCGGATCGCCAGCCTGGAAGTGGAGAACCAGAGCCTGCGAGGCG TGGTGAGAGACCTGCAGCAGGCCATCTCCAAGCTGGAGGCCCGCCTGAGTGTGCTGGAAAAGAGCTCACCTGCCCACCGGGCCACAGCCCCGCAGACCCAG CACGTGTCTCCCATGCGTCAAGTGGAGCCCCCCAGCAGAAAGGCAGCCGCCGCTGCGGAGGATGACGAGGACGATGACATCAACCTCTTCGGCAGTGATGAGGAAGAGGACAAGGAGGCCATCAGGCTGCGAGAGGCACGGCTGCGGCAGTATGCGGAGAAGAAGGCCAAGAAGCCTGCGCTGGTCGCCAAGTCCTCCATCCTCCTGGATGTCAAGCCT TGGGACGACGAGACAgacatggctcagctggaggcctgcGTGCGCTCCGTGCAGATGGATGGGCTGACCTGGGGGGGCTCCAAGCTGGTGCCCGTGGGCTACGGCATCCGCAAGCTGCAGATCCAGTGTGTGGTGGAGGATGACAAGGTGGGGACGGACCTGCTGGAAGAGGAGATCACCAAGTTTGAGGAGCAC gTACAGAGCGTTGACATTGCTGCTTTCAACAAGATCTGA
- the EEF1D gene encoding elongation factor 1-delta isoform X3, which yields MRSRKASCALETVWEDKQKHGEAEQHFQEQEAPRAAARPPLAQAPAVNGPGQEDTEEAAEEAEAEAADSCRGGPGKRHDGRPPLQKKRKRSPKNWLGRADLALVGLSADHVWLNKPLFDQAESSYRQWLADIAAGTARPPALAPRGPCAHGNQVACHHVTWGVWVNKSAFDQAERAFVEWSQALLLAMEESRQGAPDTGQQAPARGPALPCQTSPPANGQPPLGSLQALVREVWLEKPRYDAAERGFYEAQFDGHPPGKVRLREPAGPAESARRGGRRDRRCRHSVGSKRAGPRRADREAAAAALPCWYFLHRDAEAPWLSKPAYDSAECRHHAAEALRTAWRLEATSLAQRPSARSGPPMSSLRPKKMATNFLVHEKIWFDKFKYDDAERKFYERMNGPVAGSSCQSSGPGASSGPGGDHSELIVRIASLEVENQSLRGVVRDLQQAISKLEARLSVLEKSSPAHRATAPQTQHVSPMRQVEPPSRKAAAAAEDDEDDDINLFGSDEEEDKEAIRLREARLRQYAEKKAKKPALVAKSSILLDVKPWDDETDMAQLEACVRSVQMDGLTWGGSKLVPVGYGIRKLQIQCVVEDDKVGTDLLEEEITKFEEHVQSVDIAAFNKI from the exons ATGAGGAGCAGGAAGGCCTCTTGTGCCCTGGAGACCGTCTGGGAGGACAAGCAGAAGCATGGGGAGGCTGAGCAGCACTTCCAGGAGCAGGAGGCCCCGCGAGCCGCCGCCCGGCCGCCCCTGGCCCAGGCGCCGGCCGTGAATGGGCCGGGTCAGGAGGACACTGAGGAGGCGGCAGAGGAGGCCGAGGCCGAGGCCGCCGACAGCTGCAGGGGCGGCCCCGGGAAGCGCCACGACGGGAGGCCGCCCCTGCAGAAGAAGAGGAAGCGCTCCCCAAAGAACTGGCTCGGCCGGGCCGACCTGGCTCTCGTGGGCCTCTCAGCTGACCACGTCTGGCTGAACAAGCCACTCTTTGACCAGGCGGAGAGCTCCTACCGCCAGTGGCTGGCAGACATTGCTGCGGGGACAGCCCGGCCACCAGCTCTGGCCCCCAGGGGCCCCTGTGCCCACGGAAACCAGGTGGCCTGCCACCATGTGACCTGGGGCGTCTGGGTCAACAAGTCTGCCTTTGACCAGGCTGAGCGGGCATTTGTGGAGTGGTCCCAGGCTCTGCTGTTGGCTATGGAGGAGAGCAGGCAGGGGGCTCCCGACACCGGCCAGCAGGCGCCTGCCCGGGGCCCGGCCCTCCCCTGCCAGACCAGCCCCCCGGCCAACGGCCAGCCCCCGCTGGGCAGCCTGCAGGCCCTGGTGCGGGAGGTGTGGCTGGAGAAGCCCCGGTACGACGCTGCCGAGAGGGGCTTCTACGAGGCCCAGTTTGACGGCCACCCCCCCGGGAAGGTGCGCCTGCGGGAGCCAGCTGGCCCCGCCGAGAGCGCCCGGCGGGGGGGCCGCAGAGACCGGCGGTGCCGCCACAGCGTGGGGAGCAAGCGGGCTGGGCCCAGGAGGGCCGACAGGgaggccgccgccgccgccctgcCCTGCTGGTACTTCCTGCACAGGGACGCCGAGGCCCCCTGGCTCAGCAAGCCCGCCTACGACAGTGCCGAGTGCCGCCACCATGCTGCCGAGGCCCTGCGCACGGCCTGGCGCCTCGAAGCCACCTCTCTGGCTCAGCGACCCAGTGCCCGGTCTGGCCCACCCATGTCCAGCCTGAGACCCAA GAAAATGGCCACCAACTTCCTGGTGCACGAGAAGATCTGGTTCGACAAGTTCAAGTATGACGACGCAGAGAGGAAGTTCTACGAGCGGATGAACGGCCCCGTGGCTGGCTCCTCGTGCCAG AGTTCAGGCCCTGGGGCCTCCAGCGGGCCTGGCGGAGACCACAGTGAGCTCATCGTCCGGATCGCCAGCCTGGAAGTGGAGAACCAGAGCCTGCGAGGCG TGGTGAGAGACCTGCAGCAGGCCATCTCCAAGCTGGAGGCCCGCCTGAGTGTGCTGGAAAAGAGCTCACCTGCCCACCGGGCCACAGCCCCGCAGACCCAG CACGTGTCTCCCATGCGTCAAGTGGAGCCCCCCAGCAGAAAGGCAGCCGCCGCTGCGGAGGATGACGAGGACGATGACATCAACCTCTTCGGCAGTGATGAGGAAGAGGACAAGGAGGCCATCAGGCTGCGAGAGGCACGGCTGCGGCAGTATGCGGAGAAGAAGGCCAAGAAGCCTGCGCTGGTCGCCAAGTCCTCCATCCTCCTGGATGTCAAGCCT TGGGACGACGAGACAgacatggctcagctggaggcctgcGTGCGCTCCGTGCAGATGGATGGGCTGACCTGGGGGGGCTCCAAGCTGGTGCCCGTGGGCTACGGCATCCGCAAGCTGCAGATCCAGTGTGTGGTGGAGGATGACAAGGTGGGGACGGACCTGCTGGAAGAGGAGATCACCAAGTTTGAGGAGCAC gTACAGAGCGTTGACATTGCTGCTTTCAACAAGATCTGA
- the EEF1D gene encoding elongation factor 1-delta isoform X2: protein MRSRKASCALETVWEDKQKHGEAEQHFQEQEAPRAAARPPLAQAPAVNGPGQEDTEEAAEEAEAEAADSCRGGPGKRHDGRPPLQKKRKRSPKNWLGRADLALVGLSADHVWLNKPLFDQAESSYRQWLADIAAGTARPPALAPRGPCAHGNQVACHHVTWGVWVNKSAFDQAERAFVEWSQALLLAMEESRQGAPDTGQQAPARGPALPCQTSPPANGQPPLGSLQALVREVWLEKPRYDAAERGFYEAQFDGHPPGKVRLREPAGPAESARRGGRRDRRCRHSVGSKRAGPRRADREAAAAALPCWYFLHRDAEAPWLSKPAYDSAECRHHAAEALRTAWRLEATSLAQRPSARSGPPMSSLRPKKMATNFLVHEKIWFDKFKYDDAERKFYERMNGPVAGSSCQENGASVILRDIARARENIQKSLAGSSGPGASSGPGGDHSELIVRIASLEVENQSLRGVVRDLQQAISKLEARLSVLEKSSPAHRATAPQTQHVSPMRQVEPPSRKAAAAAEDDEDDDINLFGSDEEEDKEAIRLREARLRQYAEKKAKKPALVAKSSILLDVKPWDDETDMAQLEACVRSVQMDGLTWGGSKLVPVGYGIRKLQIQCVVEDDKVGTDLLEEEITKFEEHVQSVDIAAFNKI, encoded by the exons ATGAGGAGCAGGAAGGCCTCTTGTGCCCTGGAGACCGTCTGGGAGGACAAGCAGAAGCATGGGGAGGCTGAGCAGCACTTCCAGGAGCAGGAGGCCCCGCGAGCCGCCGCCCGGCCGCCCCTGGCCCAGGCGCCGGCCGTGAATGGGCCGGGTCAGGAGGACACTGAGGAGGCGGCAGAGGAGGCCGAGGCCGAGGCCGCCGACAGCTGCAGGGGCGGCCCCGGGAAGCGCCACGACGGGAGGCCGCCCCTGCAGAAGAAGAGGAAGCGCTCCCCAAAGAACTGGCTCGGCCGGGCCGACCTGGCTCTCGTGGGCCTCTCAGCTGACCACGTCTGGCTGAACAAGCCACTCTTTGACCAGGCGGAGAGCTCCTACCGCCAGTGGCTGGCAGACATTGCTGCGGGGACAGCCCGGCCACCAGCTCTGGCCCCCAGGGGCCCCTGTGCCCACGGAAACCAGGTGGCCTGCCACCATGTGACCTGGGGCGTCTGGGTCAACAAGTCTGCCTTTGACCAGGCTGAGCGGGCATTTGTGGAGTGGTCCCAGGCTCTGCTGTTGGCTATGGAGGAGAGCAGGCAGGGGGCTCCCGACACCGGCCAGCAGGCGCCTGCCCGGGGCCCGGCCCTCCCCTGCCAGACCAGCCCCCCGGCCAACGGCCAGCCCCCGCTGGGCAGCCTGCAGGCCCTGGTGCGGGAGGTGTGGCTGGAGAAGCCCCGGTACGACGCTGCCGAGAGGGGCTTCTACGAGGCCCAGTTTGACGGCCACCCCCCCGGGAAGGTGCGCCTGCGGGAGCCAGCTGGCCCCGCCGAGAGCGCCCGGCGGGGGGGCCGCAGAGACCGGCGGTGCCGCCACAGCGTGGGGAGCAAGCGGGCTGGGCCCAGGAGGGCCGACAGGgaggccgccgccgccgccctgcCCTGCTGGTACTTCCTGCACAGGGACGCCGAGGCCCCCTGGCTCAGCAAGCCCGCCTACGACAGTGCCGAGTGCCGCCACCATGCTGCCGAGGCCCTGCGCACGGCCTGGCGCCTCGAAGCCACCTCTCTGGCTCAGCGACCCAGTGCCCGGTCTGGCCCACCCATGTCCAGCCTGAGACCCAA GAAAATGGCCACCAACTTCCTGGTGCACGAGAAGATCTGGTTCGACAAGTTCAAGTATGACGACGCAGAGAGGAAGTTCTACGAGCGGATGAACGGCCCCGTGGCTGGCTCCTCGTGCCAG GAGAACGGCGCAAGCGTGATCCTCCGGGACATTGCGAGAGCCAGAGAGAACATCCAGAAATCCCTGGCTGGA AGTTCAGGCCCTGGGGCCTCCAGCGGGCCTGGCGGAGACCACAGTGAGCTCATCGTCCGGATCGCCAGCCTGGAAGTGGAGAACCAGAGCCTGCGAGGCG TGGTGAGAGACCTGCAGCAGGCCATCTCCAAGCTGGAGGCCCGCCTGAGTGTGCTGGAAAAGAGCTCACCTGCCCACCGGGCCACAGCCCCGCAGACCCAG CACGTGTCTCCCATGCGTCAAGTGGAGCCCCCCAGCAGAAAGGCAGCCGCCGCTGCGGAGGATGACGAGGACGATGACATCAACCTCTTCGGCAGTGATGAGGAAGAGGACAAGGAGGCCATCAGGCTGCGAGAGGCACGGCTGCGGCAGTATGCGGAGAAGAAGGCCAAGAAGCCTGCGCTGGTCGCCAAGTCCTCCATCCTCCTGGATGTCAAGCCT TGGGACGACGAGACAgacatggctcagctggaggcctgcGTGCGCTCCGTGCAGATGGATGGGCTGACCTGGGGGGGCTCCAAGCTGGTGCCCGTGGGCTACGGCATCCGCAAGCTGCAGATCCAGTGTGTGGTGGAGGATGACAAGGTGGGGACGGACCTGCTGGAAGAGGAGATCACCAAGTTTGAGGAGCAC gTACAGAGCGTTGACATTGCTGCTTTCAACAAGATCTGA
- the EEF1D gene encoding elongation factor 1-delta isoform X6 — MATNFLVHEKIWFDKFKYDDAERKFYERMNGPVAGSSCQSSGPGASSGPGGDHSELIVRIASLEVENQSLRGVVRDLQQAISKLEARLSVLEKSSPAHRATAPQTQHVSPMRQVEPPSRKAAAAAEDDEDDDINLFGSDEEEDKEAIRLREARLRQYAEKKAKKPALVAKSSILLDVKPWDDETDMAQLEACVRSVQMDGLTWGGSKLVPVGYGIRKLQIQCVVEDDKVGTDLLEEEITKFEEHVQSVDIAAFNKI, encoded by the exons ATGGCCACCAACTTCCTGGTGCACGAGAAGATCTGGTTCGACAAGTTCAAGTATGACGACGCAGAGAGGAAGTTCTACGAGCGGATGAACGGCCCCGTGGCTGGCTCCTCGTGCCAG AGTTCAGGCCCTGGGGCCTCCAGCGGGCCTGGCGGAGACCACAGTGAGCTCATCGTCCGGATCGCCAGCCTGGAAGTGGAGAACCAGAGCCTGCGAGGCG TGGTGAGAGACCTGCAGCAGGCCATCTCCAAGCTGGAGGCCCGCCTGAGTGTGCTGGAAAAGAGCTCACCTGCCCACCGGGCCACAGCCCCGCAGACCCAG CACGTGTCTCCCATGCGTCAAGTGGAGCCCCCCAGCAGAAAGGCAGCCGCCGCTGCGGAGGATGACGAGGACGATGACATCAACCTCTTCGGCAGTGATGAGGAAGAGGACAAGGAGGCCATCAGGCTGCGAGAGGCACGGCTGCGGCAGTATGCGGAGAAGAAGGCCAAGAAGCCTGCGCTGGTCGCCAAGTCCTCCATCCTCCTGGATGTCAAGCCT TGGGACGACGAGACAgacatggctcagctggaggcctgcGTGCGCTCCGTGCAGATGGATGGGCTGACCTGGGGGGGCTCCAAGCTGGTGCCCGTGGGCTACGGCATCCGCAAGCTGCAGATCCAGTGTGTGGTGGAGGATGACAAGGTGGGGACGGACCTGCTGGAAGAGGAGATCACCAAGTTTGAGGAGCAC gTACAGAGCGTTGACATTGCTGCTTTCAACAAGATCTGA